In Entomomonas moraniae, one DNA window encodes the following:
- a CDS encoding slipin family protein gives MIKIIKVKKGELAVLYKNGEIQKALEAGHYRFIDLLNTLSHQVIDLNVTKVATKTADLLISFYPEIIVKHCTVVVLEKNEIVLRYEEQKIVEVLLPQTKNLYWRGYKEQAFKRIVLDKGYTIPEEIVLELIKAKTSNKNIVGIDQLTLDHLTHEQVGALFVDNQLASIIKPASTIGYCRFEHEILVGKHSLVKSNIEEVLADAIEQVVPEQMKEFCLQMEVSANQVGLRYEDDLLIEILPPGTRRLYWKNNRKQYMVTINLDEGYTLSDEMVEQLLQPALRKKEVVGDSSVLIAQIPAYHVGVLRVNGKVEQLLEAGITAYWRFNREVSVEIVDTRLQMLEVAGQEILTKDKVNLRVNLVANWHYSDVLVAFEKVASPKELLYRELQFGLREAIGTRTLDELLENKNIIDEVVSTHIKQKMVGYGVQTVSLGVRDIILPGDMKAILSQVVEAEKAAQANVIRRREETSATRSLLNTAKVMENNPVALRLKEMETLERIAERIDKISVVGGLDQVLHGLINIQPKG, from the coding sequence ATGATAAAAATTATTAAAGTAAAAAAAGGTGAATTGGCTGTTTTATATAAAAATGGTGAGATTCAAAAAGCTCTAGAAGCCGGTCATTACCGCTTTATTGATTTATTAAATACCTTAAGCCATCAAGTCATTGATTTGAATGTCACTAAGGTTGCAACAAAAACGGCAGATTTACTAATTAGCTTTTACCCAGAAATTATTGTAAAGCATTGTACAGTCGTTGTACTTGAAAAAAATGAGATTGTGCTTCGTTATGAAGAGCAAAAAATAGTTGAAGTACTTTTACCTCAAACCAAAAATTTGTACTGGAGAGGATATAAAGAACAAGCATTCAAAAGAATAGTGTTAGATAAAGGTTATACGATACCAGAAGAGATTGTATTGGAGTTGATTAAGGCTAAAACTAGTAATAAAAACATAGTAGGTATTGATCAATTGACGCTTGATCATTTGACTCACGAACAAGTAGGTGCTTTATTTGTAGATAACCAATTGGCCAGCATTATTAAACCGGCCTCAACAATTGGTTATTGCCGCTTTGAGCATGAAATATTGGTGGGTAAACATAGCCTAGTAAAGAGTAATATCGAAGAGGTATTAGCTGATGCCATAGAGCAAGTTGTGCCAGAGCAAATGAAAGAGTTTTGTTTACAGATGGAGGTCTCTGCCAATCAAGTAGGGTTGCGCTATGAAGACGATTTATTGATAGAAATTTTACCGCCAGGTACTCGACGCTTGTATTGGAAGAATAATCGTAAGCAGTACATGGTAACGATTAATCTAGATGAAGGTTACACATTGTCAGATGAAATGGTTGAGCAGTTGTTACAACCTGCCTTGAGGAAAAAAGAGGTGGTGGGAGATAGCAGTGTGTTGATTGCTCAAATTCCTGCTTACCATGTTGGAGTACTTAGGGTTAATGGTAAAGTTGAACAGCTATTAGAGGCTGGAATTACCGCTTATTGGCGTTTTAACCGTGAAGTGAGTGTTGAAATTGTTGATACACGATTGCAGATGTTAGAAGTGGCAGGACAAGAAATTTTAACCAAAGACAAAGTCAACTTAAGAGTTAATTTAGTGGCTAACTGGCACTATAGTGATGTACTCGTCGCTTTTGAAAAAGTAGCTAGTCCAAAAGAATTATTGTATCGTGAGTTACAATTTGGATTGCGAGAAGCCATTGGTACACGAACGTTGGATGAGTTATTAGAAAATAAAAATATTATTGATGAGGTTGTGAGTACGCATATTAAACAAAAAATGGTGGGGTATGGGGTGCAAACAGTTTCTTTGGGAGTGAGAGATATTATTTTGCCTGGAGATATGAAAGCTATCCTATCACAAGTCGTTGAGGCTGAAAAAGCGGCACAAGCAAACGTAATACGTCGCCGTGAAGAAACCTCTGCGACACGTTCATTACTTAATACAGCAAAAGTAATGGAGAATAACCCTGTTGCTTTGCGGTTAAAAGAAATGGAAACATTGGAGCGCATAGCCGAGCGAATTGATAAAATTTCTGTAGTGGGTGGTTTAGATCAAGTATTGCATGGCTTGATCAATATTCAACCTAAAGGATAG
- a CDS encoding RtcB family protein, whose amino-acid sequence MMDFNVLKTETSRPVKMWTKGVPVDDGAKDQLLKTATLPFIFKHIAVMPDVHVGKGSTIGSVIPTKSAIIPAAVGVDIGCGMIAVQTSLMANDLPDNLHPLRLAIEKAVPHGLSPMKGRRDKGSWETPPTIIDEYWRQLLPGFEKLTQKYPQFLKTNNYRHLGTLGTGNHFIEICLDEADRVWIMLHSGSRGVGNAIGSFFIELAKKDMERHFINLPNKDLAYLVEGTEHFDDYIEAVHWAQEFARLNREAMMHNVIMAMHKVITKPFSTHLLAVNCHHNYVQKEHHFGENIFITRKGAVSARKGEFGIIPGSMGARSYIVRGLGNEESFCSCSHGAGRVMTRTEAKKRFTVEDQIKATAHVECRKDANVIDEIPMAYKDIDAVMLAQKELVEIVHQLTQIVCVKG is encoded by the coding sequence ATGATGGATTTTAACGTATTAAAAACTGAAACTAGTAGACCTGTAAAAATGTGGACAAAAGGAGTGCCTGTTGATGATGGAGCAAAGGATCAACTACTTAAAACAGCCACATTACCTTTTATTTTTAAGCATATTGCTGTAATGCCGGATGTGCATGTGGGTAAAGGTTCTACTATTGGAAGTGTGATTCCAACGAAGTCAGCGATTATTCCCGCTGCGGTGGGGGTTGATATTGGTTGTGGTATGATTGCTGTGCAAACTTCTTTAATGGCGAACGATTTGCCTGATAATTTGCATCCTTTACGATTAGCAATTGAGAAGGCTGTTCCTCATGGCTTATCGCCTATGAAAGGAAGACGTGATAAAGGGAGTTGGGAAACACCACCTACGATTATTGATGAATATTGGCGTCAGTTATTGCCAGGCTTCGAAAAGTTAACCCAAAAGTACCCACAATTTTTGAAAACAAATAACTATCGCCATTTAGGAACATTGGGAACAGGTAACCATTTTATAGAAATCTGTTTGGATGAAGCCGATCGTGTTTGGATTATGTTACATAGTGGTTCTCGTGGTGTAGGTAATGCGATTGGTAGTTTTTTCATTGAGTTAGCTAAAAAAGATATGGAAAGACACTTTATTAATTTACCTAATAAAGATTTGGCTTATCTGGTAGAGGGGACAGAGCATTTTGATGATTATATAGAGGCAGTGCATTGGGCTCAAGAGTTTGCGAGGTTAAATCGTGAAGCAATGATGCATAATGTGATTATGGCTATGCATAAAGTGATTACTAAACCATTTTCAACTCATTTATTGGCTGTAAATTGTCACCATAATTATGTGCAAAAAGAGCACCATTTTGGTGAGAATATATTTATTACCCGAAAAGGAGCTGTATCTGCACGTAAAGGTGAATTTGGAATTATTCCAGGATCGATGGGGGCAAGAAGCTATATTGTTCGTGGTTTAGGAAATGAAGAAAGTTTCTGTTCTTGCTCTCATGGTGCAGGACGTGTAATGACAAGAACGGAAGCTAAAAAAAGATTTACTGTTGAAGATCAGATTAAAGCTACTGCGCATGTGGAGTGTCGAAAAGATGCTAATGTGATTGATGAAATTCCAATGGCTTATAAAGATATTGATGCAGTAATGTTAGCTCAGAAAGAGCTGGTTGAAATTGTTCATCAGTTAACACAAATTGTTTGTGTTAAGGGATGA
- a CDS encoding transglycosylase SLT domain-containing protein — MGQFNFHKINIRRNIVLLVSSLLAFMLIAGCSSQNTNVNDDNAVYVAKDKHIILKSGRVIQQEYYGDDIWERMRNGFQLQAEYLNTNNNRIRQQQTYLTRNPQSTEQLLAKGSPYLHYILEQLEARNMPSELALLPAIESGYNPTAYSNMKAAGLWQFMPRTGTHFNLQQTRWYDGRLDIIASTNAALDYLQYLHNMFGDWPLALAAYNSGEGTVRRAIEQNQKQNLPTDYWNLSLPTETINYVPKLLALSNIVNAPSVHRVKIAHIPNKPYFEKIEINHQVKLETVASMLSLNKNELSSLNAGLKAQAVINNECPKQLLIPAHKAERFNSLLASGSIPNETISTWNTYNIKPGDTLSKIAVRHNTTVNELRNINKLANNQALKKGQSIKVPTLANSSTPRPLKTVVLKNRNKYTIQEGDNLWAISQKNNIKLERLLELNKLSKNASIRPGQQLYISDRN; from the coding sequence GTGGGTCAATTTAACTTTCATAAGATAAATATACGGCGTAATATTGTATTACTAGTAAGCTCATTGCTAGCTTTTATGCTTATTGCAGGCTGTAGCTCACAGAACACTAATGTTAATGATGATAACGCAGTATATGTCGCTAAAGATAAGCATATCATTCTAAAGTCTGGTCGAGTTATTCAACAAGAATATTATGGTGATGATATTTGGGAACGAATGAGAAATGGTTTCCAACTACAAGCAGAGTACCTAAATACCAATAATAATCGCATTCGACAGCAACAAACCTATTTAACAAGAAATCCCCAATCAACTGAACAACTACTTGCCAAAGGTAGCCCCTATTTACATTATATTCTTGAGCAACTGGAAGCTCGGAATATGCCCTCTGAGCTAGCGTTATTACCCGCCATTGAAAGTGGATACAATCCCACAGCCTACTCCAACATGAAAGCGGCTGGACTATGGCAATTTATGCCCAGAACAGGAACACACTTTAATCTACAACAAACACGTTGGTACGATGGCCGACTTGATATTATTGCATCAACCAATGCCGCGTTAGATTATCTACAATATTTACATAATATGTTTGGTGATTGGCCTCTGGCACTCGCTGCATATAACTCTGGGGAAGGTACTGTTAGACGCGCCATAGAACAAAACCAAAAACAAAACTTACCTACCGATTACTGGAACTTATCTTTACCGACTGAAACCATTAACTATGTTCCAAAACTTTTAGCTTTATCCAACATTGTTAATGCACCTTCTGTCCATAGGGTCAAAATAGCCCATATACCTAATAAACCTTACTTTGAAAAAATCGAAATTAATCATCAAGTAAAATTAGAAACTGTTGCCTCCATGCTTTCGCTTAATAAAAATGAATTAAGCTCTTTAAATGCGGGTTTAAAAGCACAAGCCGTGATTAATAATGAATGCCCCAAACAATTATTAATACCAGCACATAAGGCAGAGAGATTTAATTCATTATTAGCTTCTGGTAGTATACCAAACGAAACTATCTCCACATGGAACACTTACAATATTAAACCAGGAGATACATTAAGCAAGATTGCTGTTCGCCATAACACAACGGTTAACGAATTAAGAAACATCAACAAATTAGCCAATAATCAAGCACTAAAGAAAGGGCAAAGTATAAAAGTTCCTACACTTGCTAATTCAAGCACACCAAGACCTCTAAAAACTGTTGTATTAAAAAATCGCAATAAATACACGATTCAAGAAGGCGATAACCTTTGGGCTATCTCTCAGAAGAACAATATAAAACTTGAAAGATTATTAGAACTTAATAAATTAAGTAAAAATGCATCTATCAGACCAGGGCAACAACTCTACATTTCAGATAGAAATTAA
- the gloB gene encoding hydroxyacylglutathione hydrolase, which yields MLEIEALPAFTDNYIWLIKNQTTKQAAVVDPGDANPVLAWLEKNKGWQLSDILITHHHQDHIGGISTLKAKTSATVFAPNNPGIPNKDIIVTNSQIIHIIGSLLRVIAVPGHTLDHVAYYAPTQKNMPARLFSGDTLFSGGCGRVFEGTMEQMYHSLQQLNELPPDTLIYPAHEYTVSNLKFAIAVEPSNNLAKEYLDKCIGLRESQQITLPSTLSMEQRVNPFLRCDQVSIIMTIENTLRLHPTDAKEVFSDLREWKNKF from the coding sequence ATGTTAGAAATTGAAGCTTTACCAGCCTTCACTGACAATTATATCTGGCTAATAAAAAATCAAACAACCAAGCAAGCAGCGGTGGTTGACCCTGGAGATGCCAACCCTGTTTTAGCATGGTTAGAAAAAAATAAAGGCTGGCAACTATCTGACATCCTAATCACACACCACCATCAAGATCATATTGGCGGCATAAGCACGTTAAAAGCAAAAACATCGGCAACTGTATTTGCGCCCAACAATCCTGGCATTCCCAATAAAGACATTATTGTTACCAATAGCCAAATAATTCATATCATTGGCTCTCTATTGCGTGTTATTGCTGTGCCCGGACACACTCTCGATCATGTCGCTTATTACGCTCCAACTCAGAAAAATATGCCTGCACGATTATTTTCAGGCGACACACTCTTTTCTGGGGGCTGCGGCCGTGTTTTTGAAGGGACAATGGAACAAATGTATCACTCATTACAGCAACTTAACGAATTACCGCCTGATACTTTAATCTATCCTGCCCATGAATACACAGTAAGTAATCTAAAATTTGCAATAGCGGTGGAACCTAGTAATAATCTAGCCAAAGAGTATTTAGACAAATGCATAGGCTTAAGAGAGAGTCAACAAATAACACTTCCATCGACATTATCAATGGAACAACGAGTCAATCCTTTTTTGCGATGTGACCAAGTGTCTATCATCATGACAATAGAAAATACATTAAGACTCCATCCCACAGATGCTAAGGAGGTATTTTCAGACCTTAGAGAATGGAAAAATAAATTTTAA
- a CDS encoding class I SAM-dependent methyltransferase has product MQTGPLFSLSSPIKNIGEVVSLGGKTSHADIVCQEHAWPILTEGVECIILHHSLDFAVSPHDVLREAARCVRPGGHLLIVGLNPRSAWGIYRRFTTSILNGSHSLTYARLVDWLKLLGFSVEQRWTGGYSWPRSNSLSSKSMKFETLGQQRKWIGNGFYIVSARKLMIRPTVLEDKRLNILKGMAPIPVVNRSDVKVNE; this is encoded by the coding sequence TTGCAAACAGGGCCGCTATTTAGTCTTTCTTCACCCATTAAAAATATAGGAGAAGTCGTTTCTCTAGGTGGAAAGACATCTCATGCAGATATTGTGTGTCAAGAACATGCGTGGCCTATTCTGACAGAAGGGGTTGAGTGTATAATTTTACACCACTCTCTTGATTTTGCCGTTTCTCCGCATGATGTGCTGAGAGAGGCAGCGCGTTGCGTTAGACCTGGTGGGCATTTATTAATTGTTGGGCTTAATCCTCGCAGTGCTTGGGGCATTTATCGGCGGTTTACAACCAGTATTTTGAATGGGTCGCACAGCCTTACTTACGCGAGATTAGTTGATTGGTTAAAATTATTAGGATTTTCAGTTGAGCAACGATGGACTGGCGGTTATAGTTGGCCTCGCAGTAATTCGCTAAGTAGTAAGTCAATGAAATTTGAAACTTTAGGGCAACAAAGAAAGTGGATAGGGAATGGATTTTATATTGTTAGTGCGCGTAAATTAATGATTCGGCCTACTGTATTAGAAGACAAGCGGCTTAATATTTTGAAAGGTATGGCTCCAATACCCGTTGTTAATAGGAGTGATGTAAAAGTAAATGAGTGA
- the rnhA gene encoding ribonuclease HI, whose translation MSDLDIVTMYTDGACKGNPGPGGWGALLLYKKIEKELWGGEPETTNNRMELLAAIEGLSVLKRPCEVHLYTDSQYVKKGITEWMDNWKKRNWKTADKKPVKNVDLWKRLDEQVAKHTVTWRWVKGHAGDIGNERADQLANRGVAEIIESLS comes from the coding sequence ATGAGTGATTTAGATATAGTAACAATGTATACCGATGGAGCATGTAAGGGAAACCCCGGTCCAGGTGGTTGGGGAGCTTTGCTGTTATACAAAAAAATAGAAAAAGAGCTGTGGGGTGGTGAGCCTGAAACAACGAATAACCGGATGGAGTTGTTAGCAGCAATAGAGGGGTTGTCAGTATTAAAGAGGCCATGTGAAGTTCATTTGTATACAGATTCTCAGTATGTTAAAAAAGGCATTACTGAGTGGATGGATAACTGGAAAAAAAGAAATTGGAAAACGGCAGATAAAAAGCCTGTAAAGAATGTTGATTTATGGAAAAGACTTGATGAGCAAGTTGCTAAGCATACTGTTACTTGGCGTTGGGTTAAGGGGCATGCAGGCGATATTGGTAATGAGCGTGCGGATCAGTTGGCTAATCGTGGTGTAGCTGAAATTATTGAAAGTTTAAGCTAA
- the dnaQ gene encoding DNA polymerase III subunit epsilon, giving the protein MRSVILDTETTGMPVTEGHRIIEIGCVEVINRRLTNRHFHVYLQPDREIDEEAIKVHGITNEFLIDKPRFKEVADDFYEFIKDAQLIIHNAVFDIGFITNEFELLGQHDRADVPSYCTILDSLQMARERHPGQRNSLDALCKRYHIDNSGRELHGALLDAELLADVYLTMTGGQTNLGLDSAGGQDLNGISSTVIKRLATDRAQTRVIRATDEELAAHELRLSEIEKSAGGLPLWKALADSN; this is encoded by the coding sequence ATGAGAAGTGTAATATTAGATACAGAAACAACAGGAATGCCTGTAACAGAAGGGCATCGAATTATTGAAATTGGCTGTGTTGAAGTCATTAATAGGCGTTTAACCAATCGACATTTTCATGTGTATTTACAACCTGATCGTGAAATCGACGAAGAAGCTATTAAGGTTCATGGTATTACTAATGAATTTTTAATTGATAAGCCAAGATTCAAGGAAGTTGCTGATGACTTTTATGAGTTTATAAAAGATGCACAGTTAATTATTCATAATGCCGTGTTTGATATCGGTTTTATTACCAATGAGTTTGAGCTTTTAGGCCAGCATGATAGGGCGGATGTCCCTTCCTATTGTACGATTCTCGATTCATTACAGATGGCTAGGGAAAGGCATCCCGGTCAGCGAAATAGTCTGGATGCGTTATGTAAGCGCTATCATATAGATAACTCTGGGCGTGAGTTGCATGGCGCTTTACTCGATGCTGAGTTACTTGCCGATGTTTATTTAACCATGACAGGTGGGCAGACAAATTTAGGTTTAGATTCCGCCGGTGGTCAAGATTTAAATGGTATCAGTTCAACAGTTATCAAGCGGTTAGCAACGGATCGTGCTCAAACAAGGGTCATAAGGGCAACCGATGAAGAGTTGGCAGCTCATGAACTGCGCCTAAGTGAAATAGAAAAGTCAGCAGGTGGTTTACCTCTTTGGAAGGCCTTAGCGGATAGTAATTAA
- a CDS encoding glycosyltransferase produces MARSVESRVLQFCHGYDSPFLDCARQYASLFENTPYKVTTVFLTGKPNADVVKQCASDEVLFMNFTSNEIRGLKLKAIRDLKLIVASRNFKFCIAHRFKPIWIAGLATSLPIIGVHHAFGDYDRWGRKVFANWQKKRLCLLGVSNAVRDDIRNSLSRWEPERIETLYNRIDVDTVKGKLLSSKEARNALHLDPHAWIVGNVGRLHPDKDQATLLRAFALAKPDLPKNSQLAIMGKGRLADQLRGLAKELGVAEDVLFLGQVEQARRYFKAFDVFALSSDREPFGMVLLEAMAASVPIICSDCGGAREVVKDVGILFPFGDEHLLAEAMVRMSKLTPAQLQSCHDAMQVKLYSHFSDDSVMQTFWNLPFMQLFRI; encoded by the coding sequence ATGGCTCGTTCTGTAGAGTCCAGAGTATTACAGTTTTGTCATGGCTATGATAGCCCCTTTTTAGATTGTGCAAGACAATACGCTAGCCTTTTTGAAAATACACCGTATAAAGTGACGACAGTATTTTTAACAGGTAAGCCTAACGCAGACGTTGTGAAACAATGCGCTTCTGATGAAGTGTTGTTTATGAACTTTACCTCTAATGAAATTAGGGGTTTGAAATTAAAAGCAATTCGTGACCTTAAGTTAATTGTAGCTTCAAGAAACTTTAAGTTTTGTATTGCGCATCGTTTTAAGCCTATTTGGATTGCTGGTCTTGCGACTTCGTTACCAATTATTGGTGTACATCATGCTTTTGGCGACTATGACCGTTGGGGGCGTAAAGTATTTGCAAACTGGCAAAAAAAGAGACTGTGTTTATTAGGTGTTTCAAATGCGGTGAGAGATGATATTCGAAATAGTCTTTCTCGATGGGAGCCTGAGCGCATCGAAACGCTTTATAATCGAATTGATGTTGATACAGTTAAAGGCAAATTGCTGTCAAGTAAAGAAGCAAGAAATGCCCTGCATTTAGACCCACATGCTTGGATTGTAGGAAATGTTGGCCGTCTTCACCCAGATAAAGATCAGGCAACTTTGTTAAGGGCATTTGCTTTAGCTAAACCAGATTTACCCAAAAATAGTCAACTGGCAATTATGGGAAAAGGGCGTTTGGCTGACCAGTTAAGAGGTTTGGCAAAAGAGCTCGGTGTTGCTGAGGATGTTCTATTTTTAGGACAGGTAGAGCAAGCTAGACGTTACTTTAAGGCCTTCGATGTATTTGCTTTAAGTTCAGATAGAGAGCCTTTTGGTATGGTTTTATTAGAGGCTATGGCTGCAAGTGTGCCTATTATTTGCTCTGATTGTGGTGGCGCACGCGAAGTGGTAAAAGATGTAGGTATTCTTTTCCCTTTTGGAGACGAGCATCTTTTAGCTGAAGCGATGGTCCGAATGTCCAAGCTAACGCCAGCACAGCTGCAAAGCTGCCATGATGCTATGCAAGTTAAATTATATAGCCACTTTTCTGATGACTCTGTGATGCAAACTTTCTGGAATTTACCTTTTATGCAGTTGTTCCGTATTTAG
- a CDS encoding acyl-CoA thioesterase, which translates to MWIREPVFLIDIIPNINDIDELGHVNNAVYVRWLEQCARQHSNQLGLTLSVFQQLDRAMAVIRHEIDYLASSYSGNLLQMATWITDMDKLRVTRQFQLINQQTGQTILQAQTVFCCIQMTTGKPKRMPQKLVMCYEPALTR; encoded by the coding sequence ATGTGGATTAGAGAGCCTGTTTTTCTCATTGATATTATCCCAAATATAAATGATATTGATGAGTTGGGACATGTCAATAATGCAGTTTACGTTCGTTGGTTAGAGCAATGTGCAAGGCAACACTCTAATCAATTGGGGCTTACATTGAGTGTTTTTCAGCAGTTAGATCGAGCGATGGCTGTTATTCGTCATGAAATTGACTATTTAGCCAGTAGCTATAGTGGTAATTTGCTTCAGATGGCTACATGGATTACAGACATGGATAAGTTAAGGGTAACCCGCCAATTTCAATTAATAAACCAACAAACTGGGCAAACTATATTGCAGGCACAAACAGTTTTTTGCTGTATCCAAATGACAACGGGTAAACCAAAGCGTATGCCCCAAAAGTTAGTGATGTGCTATGAACCTGCACTTACAAGGTAA
- the hslV gene encoding ATP-dependent protease subunit HslV, producing MTTIVSVRRNGKVVMGGDGQVSLGNTIMKGNAKKVRRLYHGQVIAGFAGATADAFTLFERFEAQLEKHQGHLIRAAVELTKDWRTDRSLSRLEAMLAVANADASLILTGNGDVLEPEDGLIAMGSGGPYAQAAAKALLMRTDMSAKEIAETALNIAGSICIYTNQNLTIEELDCH from the coding sequence TTGACCACAATAGTTTCGGTTCGCCGCAATGGTAAAGTAGTTATGGGGGGCGATGGTCAAGTATCTTTGGGCAATACCATCATGAAAGGTAATGCCAAAAAAGTACGCCGTTTGTATCATGGGCAAGTTATTGCGGGTTTCGCTGGCGCAACAGCAGATGCCTTTACATTGTTTGAGCGCTTCGAGGCACAACTAGAAAAGCATCAAGGTCATTTGATTCGTGCTGCTGTTGAATTAACAAAGGATTGGCGAACAGATCGATCGTTGAGTCGGTTAGAGGCCATGTTAGCAGTAGCAAACGCTGATGCGTCATTGATTTTAACAGGAAATGGTGATGTCTTGGAACCCGAAGATGGATTAATAGCCATGGGATCTGGTGGCCCTTATGCCCAAGCCGCTGCTAAGGCTTTATTAATGCGTACTGATATGTCTGCGAAAGAAATTGCTGAAACAGCACTGAATATTGCAGGTAGTATTTGTATTTATACTAATCAAAACTTGACGATTGAAGAGCTTGATTGTCATTAG
- the hslU gene encoding ATP-dependent protease ATPase subunit HslU, producing the protein MSMTPREIVHELNRFIIGQDDAKRAVAIALRNRWRRMQLPAELKAEVTPKNILMIGPTGVGKTEIARRLARLANAPFIKVEATKFTEVGYVGRDVESIIRDLADAAIKMLREQEIKHVNHRAEDAAEERILDALLTPARSGEFEKEATSTDNNTRQLFRKRLREGQLDDKEIEVEVAATPVGVEIMSPPGMEEMTSQLQNLFSGMNKGKRQTQKLKIKDARKIIRDEEAASMINEEELKAKALEAVEQNGIVFIDEIDKVAKRGNMGGADVSREGVQRDLLPLIEGCTVNTKLGMVKTDHILFIASGAFHLSKPSDLVPELQGRLPIRVELKALSPNDFERILTEPHASLTNQYQELLKTEGLNIEFKEEGIKRIAEIAWQVNEKTENIGARRLHTLLERLLEEVSFSASDLATKSEEVIVIDAAYVNSHLGELAQDEDLSRYIL; encoded by the coding sequence ATGTCCATGACACCTCGTGAAATTGTCCATGAGTTAAACCGTTTTATTATTGGTCAAGATGATGCAAAGCGTGCTGTTGCTATTGCTTTACGTAATCGTTGGCGGCGTATGCAGCTACCTGCGGAGCTAAAAGCTGAAGTTACCCCTAAGAATATTTTAATGATAGGGCCGACCGGTGTTGGTAAAACAGAAATTGCCCGTCGTCTTGCGCGCTTGGCCAATGCACCTTTTATAAAAGTAGAGGCTACAAAATTTACAGAAGTAGGTTATGTTGGCCGTGATGTGGAATCTATCATTCGTGATCTTGCTGATGCGGCGATTAAAATGCTAAGAGAGCAAGAAATAAAACATGTTAATCACCGCGCAGAAGATGCCGCTGAAGAGCGAATTTTAGATGCTTTATTAACGCCTGCACGCTCTGGTGAGTTTGAGAAAGAAGCCACATCAACAGATAATAATACTCGCCAGTTATTTCGTAAACGTCTACGCGAAGGTCAATTAGACGATAAAGAAATTGAAGTTGAAGTAGCTGCAACACCAGTGGGTGTTGAAATTATGTCGCCGCCAGGAATGGAAGAGATGACAAGCCAGTTACAAAATTTATTCTCTGGCATGAACAAAGGCAAACGACAAACACAAAAGCTAAAAATTAAAGATGCTCGTAAAATTATTCGTGATGAAGAAGCCGCGAGTATGATTAATGAGGAAGAGTTAAAAGCAAAAGCTTTAGAAGCAGTGGAGCAAAATGGTATTGTCTTTATCGATGAAATAGATAAGGTGGCTAAGCGTGGCAATATGGGCGGGGCTGATGTCTCTCGCGAAGGTGTTCAGCGTGATTTATTACCTTTGATTGAAGGATGTACGGTGAATACAAAATTAGGTATGGTTAAAACAGATCATATTCTTTTTATTGCATCAGGGGCTTTTCATTTATCTAAACCGAGTGATTTAGTGCCAGAGCTGCAAGGCCGTTTACCTATTCGTGTTGAGTTAAAAGCATTGTCACCTAATGACTTTGAGAGAATATTAACGGAACCTCACGCTTCATTAACCAATCAGTACCAAGAACTTTTAAAAACGGAAGGGCTTAATATTGAGTTTAAGGAAGAAGGCATTAAACGCATTGCAGAAATTGCATGGCAAGTGAATGAAAAAACTGAGAATATAGGTGCTCGTCGCTTACATACTTTGCTAGAGAGGCTTCTTGAAGAGGTTTCTTTTAGTGCATCAGATCTTGCAACAAAAAGTGAAGAAGTTATTGTCATTGATGCAGCTTATGTAAATAGCCATCTAGGTGAGTTAGCGCAGGATGAGGATCTGTCGCGTTATATCCTATAG